One region of Etheostoma cragini isolate CJK2018 chromosome 16, CSU_Ecrag_1.0, whole genome shotgun sequence genomic DNA includes:
- the LOC117958976 gene encoding tripartite motif-containing protein 16-like isoform X1 yields MAQRGFQLDRETFSCFICLDLLNDPVTSPCGHNYCMNCIKSHWDGEDGKYSYSCPQCRKTFTPRPVLLKNTMLADLVEELKKIGLQAAPADHCYAGAEDVACDVCTGRKLKAIKSCLQCLASYCEKHLQPHYESETFKKHKLVEPSKKLQENVCSCHDEVMKMFCRTDQQLICYLCSVDEHRGHDTVSAAAERAERQRELKGSQLNIQQRIQDREKDVKLLQQQAEAINLSADKAVEDSEKIFTELIRLLEKRSSDVKQQVRSQQEREVSRVRELQEKLEQEITELKRKDAELKKLSHTEDHNQFLHNYPSLAPLSQSASSIQIRPLSCFEDVTAAVSELRDQLQDVLREKRTNVSLTGTEVDVLLPQPEPKTRAGFLQYSREITLDPNTAHTYLLLSEGNRKATLMSQQQSYSSHPGRFTDWYQVLSRESLIGRCYWEVEMRGGVYVAVAYKNIRRAGGYECGFGLNDKSCALECNNNSYTFWSNDVQTPVSGPGSSRVGVYLDHSAGILSFYSVSETMTLLHRVQTTFTQPLYAGLKLYWSLGASAELCKVK; encoded by the coding sequence ATGGCGCAGAGAGGATTTCAGCTGGACCGGGAAACCTTCTCTTGTTTCATCTGTCTGGATCTACTGAACGATCCGGTCACTAGTCCCTGTGGACACAACTACTGCATGAACTGTATTAAAAGCCACTGGGATGGAGAGGATGGTAAGTACAGCTACAGCTGTCCTCAGTGCAGGAAGACATTCACACCGAGGCCTGTCCTGCTGAAAAACACCATGTTGGCAGATTTagtggaggagctgaagaagatTGGACTCCAAGCTGCTCCTGCTGATCACTGCTATGCTGGAGCTGAAGATGTGGCCTGTGATGTCTGCACCGGGAGGAAACTCAAAGCCATCAAGTCCTGTCTGCAATGTCTGGCTTCTTACTGTGAGAAACACCTTCAGCCTCATTATGAATCAGAGACATTCAAGAAACACAAGCTGGTGGAACCGTCCAAGAAGCTCCAGGAGAACGTCTGCTCTTGTCATGATGAGGTGATGAAGATGTTCTGCCGTACTGATCAGCAGCTTATCTGTTATCTCTGCTCTGTGGATGAACATAGAGGCCACGACACAGTCtcagctgcagcagagagagctgagaggcagagagagctCAAGGGGAGTCAACTCAACATCCAGCAGAGAATCCAGGACCGAGAGAAAGATGTGAAGCTGCTTCAACAGCAGGCGGAGGCCATCAATCTCTCTGCTGATAAAGCAGTGGAGGACAGCGAGAAGATCTTCACTGAGCTGATCCGTCTCCTGGAGAAAAGAAGCTCTGATGTGAAGCAGCAGGTCAGATCCCAGCAGGAAAGGGAAGTGAGTCGAGTCCGAGAGCTTCAGGAGAAGCTGGAGCAGGAGATCACTGAGCTGAAGAGGAAAGACGCTGAGCTGAAGaagctctcacacacagaggacCACAACCAGTTTCTACACAACTACCCCTCACTGGCACcactcagccaatcagcatcCAGCATCCAGATCCGTCCTCTGAGCTGCTTTGAGGACGTGACAGCTGCCGTGTCGGAGCTCAGAGATCAACTACAGGACGTCCTGAGAGAGAAGAGGACAAACGTCTCACTGACAGGGACTGAAGTGGACGTTTTACTGCCTCAACCAGAGCCCAAGACCAGAGCTGGATTCTTACAATATTCACGTGAAATCACACTGGATccaaacacagcacacacatatcTGTTATTATCTGAGGGGAACAGGAAAGCAACGTTAATGAGTCAACAACAGTCTTATTCTAGTCACCCAGGCAGATTCACTGACTGGTATCAGGTCCTGAGTAGAGAGAGTCTGATTGGACGTTGTTACTGGGAGGTGGAGATGAGAGGAGGAGTTTATGTAGCAGTCGCATACAAGAACATCAGGAGAGCGGGGGGGTATGAGTGTGGATTTGGACTAAATGACAAATCTTGCGCGTTAGAAtgtaacaacaacagttatACATTTTGGTCCAACGATGTCCAGACTCCCGTCTCAGGTCCTGGGTCCTCCAGAGTAGGAGTGTACCTGGATCACAGTGCAGGTATTCTGTCCTTCTACAGCGTCTCTGAAACCATGACTCTCCTCCACAGAGTCCAGACCACGTTCACTCAGCCCCTCTATGCAGGACTAAAGCTTTATTGGTCTCTTGGAGCCTCTGCTGAGTTGTGTAAAGTGAAATAG